The Arachis ipaensis cultivar K30076 chromosome B05, Araip1.1, whole genome shotgun sequence nucleotide sequence ttcccctttttcgGATGTGATTCACACTAAGAACGAACATCCCatttgcatgaaaaataaatatGTTGTTTGTAAAAAAATAAACATCTGGATTGGatttaaatagatataataaaatttgtttgatgtTTATTTTATTAGGTATGTGggtggttatttttattttaatgtggATGTTTATTTAATTTGGATTGGATTTAAGTAGATACAATAAAATTTTTCGATGTTTATTTTACTAAGTATATGGatgtttattttcattttaaatcaACGTTCTTGATGGAGAAAAAAATTGATGGCACTGAAGCTGGCTGGTAAGAGAGAGACTCACGGCACAATGAGAGTTTGGAGAGGGAGTATGCGACGTTAAAAGGGTTAGAATGTGAATGGTTGAAATGTAAAAGCTGAAAGTAAAAGATTTTTGGGAGCGTAATTTGTAATGGACTATTTTTTTTATGGACCGAGAGTATAGTTCATTATTCACGATTTCACATTATTCACAATTTCAGTTGTCTATCTAGCACAACATATAACTAAATGATCATTATTTATTGTATGCAAATTATGTGTTTGTGTTTATTTAACCATCTGATaaatataaagataaaaaaatcaaCTTGATCAAATATTAATAAAGGAGATGTCTAAATGGAATATCGACTTTTGCATGTTCAAAGCATCATCGTTAGTTTCGGGTCGCCTTCAAACATATCATTATTGTTGAATAATCCATGGTGCTAATGCTATTATGCTAATggaccctttttttttctttttgttcgaCGAGTGGACTTGGTCGCTTAATTTGGGTTATTATCTACGCTTTCCTTTAATTTCGTGTTCTGtggaatggttcaatgggcacaTGCAGTAGTGGCGCTGGAAATGATTCAGCATAGTGTATGTATATGTTCCGTTTGCACTAAGCCAATTGGTGTATTTGTAAAAATTTCATGGATATATACTTGCCTTAATCAATTAAGTAACTAAGGAATATACTAGATAAGTAACTTTAATTTGTCAAAATGAGTTACATGGAAGAACACGCGTTTTAGTCTTTTAGAGTAGTGTACGTTATTTAGCATCAAAATTTGACGCATAGACTAATTAGGCAACTTGACTAGTCAAAGTTATATTAATTAAGTAGCATGGCAAGTTTGGCAACGGTAGTGGTAAATATTGGTGATTGCTTCTTAAAATAAAATGGGGCAGAGGGCCTAAAGTGCTCCATTCCTATTAATTGTATGGTGGTGGCTTTGTGCCCTCTAGCTTCCATAAGACTACTTTTGCTGATTCAACAGAAAGTGTTAttgtgaaaataaaaattaatttcttttagATCATGTCATacattttatttaaaaaagtagAAACGGTGTAATATTATATAAGAAATGTTAGAATGTCCTAACACTATTAATATTATATGGGAAAATATGAGGagtcaatggaatatttgtacaatgtgtataatagaggtttagagagtattagagatataactattagtgttatctttttccATCAGCTAAAACTTTTggaatgagtggtatcatgacatggtattagaactCTAGATCCGAAAGATGAAGAGTTCGATTTTTGATGAACCCAAATATCAGTTGAGAATAGTATCAAATTTGATCCACATACATTTCGAATAAGttgatattttgttattttattttatttaaataaaagagGGTATGTAGCTTTTGTCGCTTTGTGGTTGACTGAGTATAATGCAACTATCTCATCATCAGTGATAGTGAGTAGTGATTTTTAATTTGAAGGATGAAGAATGTATATATGTCATTGACTTTGTTTTTTGAGTGTGTGGAGGTTTCTGGCTTTCGGGTTGCACTATATACGAATGTGGGAGTGGACCATTACATGATTTAACAGAACTCTTACCTGGTCAAACTCATAAAAACATTCTCGATCCATTGAGAATATAATCCAACTCCAAATTAAAGTTACTAGGGAACGAAAAAGGACAATTATTCTCTAGAAACCTTGTAGTTCACTCCTTCATTTGGTTGTCCCAAAAGTGGTCTTGTCAACTACATGTATGTGATCAACTGAAATTAATGTGTGCCTAATTAGCCTATGATGACCGTTGTTATCGTTGCTTCTCTCATTGCTGAAGTAACCGTCTCACGTTTCTTCGCTACAAGCTAGGAGAAGAACATTCAATGCAAATTTGCATTTGAATCATTTAATTTGTGACACCATAATTAAACATCTCTATAGCCACTCACGATGATTCTcactaatattatatatgttCATGGAGAGTAtaataagaaataaaattaaaacttgaaatgaaagataaaaaaaaactctaggttttaaaataatatatcaaaatattaataataaaacaaTGTGGTTAGCAAATATTATCAGTTTTTGACCCGCACTTGGCCAGCAATAATTTGCACGTATATTTATAGACGTTTTAGTTacacataaaataaatataatttatatttatatttatcaaaattttatatACATGAATCAATACAATTTGTATCtaaattttttagaatttgtacatataaattaataaaatttatttgttaaaaataatttagtatttatactgattaaataataataaaaaatactaaaaattgctGGCTTTCCAgagttttttttaataatatatggagaaaattTTAATGTTTTTAGTAGAAAAAAATAGGTAAAAGAAATGGAACTTTTGAGATCAAATTGGGAtctaaaatgaaaaataatactGCCCCTTTCTAAGAAAATTCTAAAAGTCAGATAAATGTATTCTTgatatcatttaatttttttggtgactttgaTATCATTTAATTAACATGTGGTTGGGCAGACAGAAAAGAAGAATTCTCACTGTTTTTATTAGTTTGGTCAAACCTCAAAAGACTTTAGACTTAATCAAAATCAACCAACAACAAGAAGTCACATTCCATACTGTTCCACTGAGATGGCGCACCGCACTCTGTTAACGATTACATATAAACATTTGAATGTTTTCCTGGTTTTGTTACTTTgttttatgaaattttaaattaaagttcaattaaaaaattaattattttttatttaatgttgATTATTTNNNNNAGAAATTCTTTGTTTACACTTATTTAATGATAATAATTTCAATAGgagaaaattattttatttgtctaTATTGTTATTAGGTTATTTATTTTGATGATAATGATATGTACTCGTTTTCTTTATCTATATTATTAGTAAGTTATTGTGAtgattatatgtactcattttttAGTACAAAGTTtcaaaaaagtaataaaaaaaaataatttcaagtaAAAATTCCCTAAAAAACTATTTGTCTAatgtattaaatttaaatttttaaatttttaaataagtttccgatatcatttattttttttaaaacaacagcctttatttatttaagatttttCAACAAACTTATTTTGTTTTAGTAATCATGATTGTAGGACAAATTTCATGGCCACCACGCTTCTTGCTTCTTGCTTCTCGCCACTTTGATCCCTTTGATCCTTTCGACGAATACTTCTTATGTGTTTCCATCCAAGTTTCTTTATCAGCTCCATTTATTGTAGTAACTATTATAAATATATTACATttgttaagaaattaaaaaatacatatttgattgcatatttatttgttAGTTGCGGCAACAATACTTAACTttttaggggtgttcatggatcgggTGAAATCAGGTTTGATATGACCTAAATTCGGTCTGAAATATATACGGACATATTTATTAGATCCGAACTCGGTCCTAAATCCGATAAAACCTacacactttcgggccacgattataccagATAAAAACCGGACTATTCACATTactttcttgtaagctagcatatgaaaatatctaaattttcaaaattccaaCCATTATtggacatggtaaaattcacttgaaaaaatataataagaaccaactcttcactaaaattaaagcataaccataataaatactaatattgtctaataacaccaaatatttaaatcaatacaaataacacaatattatgcattagtttaaagttttatgcattttaaatataaaacattaacttattgtcttataatgactaataacacaaaatattaaagtttacactttacaatacttaaatttcacataagaatagtcatcatccatcactaataaataataacacaaaataaaatattaattgtgtatgatgaccggactACCGGGCCGAATTCGGGCGATTCGAGCCATGGcacggacccgacccgaaataatgactggATCTATTTTTAAGACTCTTACCCGATCCTatacccgatgaaatcacaccaaattagtccctaaaaagTTCGGGCCAGGCCAGGTCTTCGGGCCGGACCATGAACACTCATAGTACTTCCTatgaaatttattattaaatgaagaaataaaaataaaaacctaaTAAACTCAGCAAAAAGTTAGTCTGagaaaaaacaaagaataatTTAAACTAATATTCAAATCCATTCAATCATGCTGAAATTGCAATGAGAATTTTTGTTATAGTATATTATACTTGTATATAATATAGTTCACGGCCGCTAGTCGCGGAAAAGAGAGTACAAATGTCATGTCACTGTCAGCATTCAACCATCCAAAGTTACGCATACAACTTCCAATTACAGAGAAAACAATAAAGCATGAATCATACAAGGTCACTGGCTATGCCATGTCTAAAATATTTGTAGGTTAAGAAAATTCCAGATGAACAATACTCGCACCAATCTAGAAAAAGATGTAATCTGTTCTCTCCAAGCAGGAGGAGCAAcacaaaattactccatggtccATGCAGTAATCAACCTGTTCTCATGATTATATGAACTCCACTATCAGTATCCACTATGTCGCTTATCTCACCAACTTTCAGAGCGTAAGTTGCTTCTTCAAAAGGCTTCTGCATCTGGCCACGGCCAAAAGGACCTGCTTCCAAGAAACCGATTGACTCGCTCAGATTTGCAAAATTAGATACAAATGCAAATATTGACAGAAGGATCCAAGTCTAAAACATGGAAATAGAAGATGGTCAGAGGGATGGGGATATGCaatcatgaaaaattgaaaactgGTAACAATAACTACCGCATAATACATACTTGACAAATTTATGCAATTTAAAGATCATTCAACCACAGGCTTTGTAAATTGAATTCTAGCAATATATGTTGTCAGATATAAACTCTTTTAGTCTGTGTTCTGTACAATGACAAGaaatcatatcataatcacactttGTAGAGATTAGAGAACAATAACAGCTTAGCTTTGTTCCATTAGGGGGGTTCGATATTCCCCATGTAGAGAGAAGATAGAACATATTACTTTGACAGGTGAAAATCAGACTGATTTtattctaaattcaacacaagtagaagagtttaaaaaagaaaaattctcCATTTATGGAAGTCGCTGTAGTGAGCTTATGTATGCGTGTAGGTGTGAATGAAAAACTTTAGAAGTTTAAGTCTGAGGTTCCGTTAAAACATCAACAATCAAACAAGCAAACCATGCCTTTTGCACAGTACTTCAAATTAGTTACAATCAGCTACCAAATTCAAAATAGTTAGACCAGTGGCATGGCATTTTGAGCTGACTTTAAAGTCTCTCAGTAGTAACCACTAACCACACATGGCAAAAGATTCATACAATGCAATGCCAGAGCCCGTATGCTTGAATACTCGAAATAAAACGTTTCTAAAATCAGAAAAGATTCAATTCTCACGAGGGAAGGCGTCGGGTACCACTGGATGCTAAAGAGTAAAGACACCGCAAATCAAGAGTACTAACACACATTCTTATGGTATCAAATTATCCATCCATCTTAGGGCAATCATTCGAGAATAGCTAATCCCTAATATAATTAGGATAAACAATCTCACTTCCTAAACTCAATTATACTTCCTTATTATCGTGATAAGTTGATAACAAATAACAAATTGCAGAGTGAACAACGACAATTCATAATGATACCTAATTACTCAAGGAAGATCTAAACATAATAGGAAATGTTAACAACGCTTTTCACTTCCTCTACTAAGTAAATAGATATTTTTCTGGTTAAATTTGGAATTATACGAAGAAGAGAGGGACTGACCGAGATCCCCGGCGCGCTTGGCAGAGCTGCAATCGGAGAAGCGAGAGGCGATGTCCTCAAACTTGGCTTTGCCAGAAACGATGTCGTCACGGAAGGCCTTTAGCTGAGAGACGGCGCTGTCTCTGGTGGTCTTTTTGATGACCTGGCCTTCTGGATCCTTCCACGACGCCTTGCGCCTCGAACCTTGGTGCTTCACCAGTATGATACATTTGAAATGTTCAAGTtgatttaaaatatacaaaatttaaaatttagactaaataaaatcaacaataattattcaaattaCTGAGTTGAAACTTGAAACAATTCACACCAAATAATTTAGATAATAGTAAGGATTTATAAAATTTTCTTAAGATTCATAAAATATCAAAGAAGCAATAACAACCAGACAAAAACAAACCTATACCAATAATAAACAGTAAACTAAACaatagaaaagataagaatatTTATGGAATCCTAAACTTGAGAATTTGGCACAATAATTTTGTTCTTTTGAGCAGAGAACTTGACGAATTTGTTTCAATAAGGATGATTCTTCCACACAAGAGAAATTTTTTCAATGGAAATACCCTTTGTCTTTGGCAAGAACTTGTAGATAAAGATACTCATAACAATGACAAAGAATGCAAAGAAGATGAAGAGCCCGAACTTCATATGGCACAACATTGAAGTGAAAACTTGGGCAATAGCAAAGGTGAAGATCATGTTAACCGAAACGTTGACGCTCTGAGTTGCCGATCGAACTTCAAGCAGGAATATTTCACTAGGTACCAACCATCCTAGTGGACCCCACGACCATGCAAATCCCGCCACATAGACACATATGAATACCACAACAGTTAGGGCAAACCACTTGGGAAGAACTCCAGGGTTTCCATCTGTTCCAAATTTGCTACCTATTGCAGCTGCGATCACAAGCTTTACACACAGACATACACAACAAATTAAACTTATATATATaccaataataatattaataaagaaatttttattttagttaatgAAACACATGTAATTAATATACCTGACAGATAAACATTTGAGCACCACCTTCCAGAAAAAGTTTTCGTCTGCCAACTTTGTCAACAGTAAAGATGGAAACAAGGGTGGCAAGGGCGTTACAACCTCCGGTAATCATGGAAGACATAAGGGAAGCATAGAATGTGATGACATTCATGCCAGTGAATTGTTGGAAAAAGGGAATGGCTATGGCCAT carries:
- the LOC107642968 gene encoding peptidyl-prolyl cis-trans isomerase Pin1 (The sequence of the model RefSeq protein was modified relative to this genomic sequence to represent the inferred CDS: added 56 bases not found in genome assembly), coding for MSSSSNRHGGDGGEVRASHILVKHQGSRRKASWKDPEGQVIKKTTRDSAVSQLKAFRDDIVSGKAKFEDIASRFSDCSSAKRAGDLGPFGRGQMQKPFEEATYALKVGEISDIVDTDSGVHIIMRTG
- the LOC107641707 gene encoding sugar carrier protein C-like; amino-acid sequence: MLFQLAITIGIFVANILNYLFAKMENGEGWHYSLGLAGVPAIIIIIGAMFLPDSPNSLIERGQAEKAKEELIKIRGTNDVDEEFKDLVAASEASKQVKHPWSSLLKSEYRPHLTMAIAIPFFQQFTGMNVITFYASLMSSMITGGCNALATLVSIFTVDKVGRRKLFLEGGAQMFICQLVIAAAIGSKFGTDGNPGVLPKWFALTVVVFICVYVAGFAWSWGPLGWLVPSEIFLLEVRSATQSVNVSVNMIFTFAIAQVFTSMLCHMKFGLFIFFAFFVIVMSIFIYKFLPKTKGISIEKISLVWKNHPY